The genomic window GTAGAGTATTGTCTTTCGAACATTTCGTCCAATTCGCTTCTGCACATCAGAAAGCCGGGCTGTATTCTCTCATATATTTTTTTGTTAAGGTTTATCGCAAAGCTGAAGACAAACCTTTCAAGGGAATCCTCGCTGGGAAATTGATCTTTTTTCTTGGTTTTCCGTTTTAATTGCCGGTGTATGTTTTCCACTACATTAGTAGAGTATATACAGCGCCTTATCTGTTCCGGAAAAGCATACAGGCAAAAAAGATCGTCTCTGTTCTCAAACAGTGTAACGAGTTTCCTGTAGGACTTCCCGTACTTCTCTACTACGGCGTTAAGGGCATCCTCCGCAGACGAGGCATCTGTCTGGCGATATACCCTCTTCAGCATATCGAGAACAGCCGTGCGATCCGATTTCCTTACCATATATTCGGCATTTCTCATCAGATGGACCCAGCAGCGCTGAAACTTCGCCTCGGGATAAACCGTTTTGCAAGCATAGCCCAAGCCTTTCAGACCGTCAGAAACAAAAAGCAACACCTGCTCTACGCCTCTGTCTTTTATATCTTTAAGCATATGCTCATAATTAAAGGCGGATTCGTTGGGATATACCGCATAGGA from Abditibacteriota bacterium includes these protein-coding regions:
- a CDS encoding IS256 family transposase; this translates as KMYSMGITYSEISELLGEYFGNGYSKSVISNITCAVTGLIDEFKNRRLSRRYVVIYADATWLNLRRDRVDKEALHALIGITDEGKKEILSYAVYPNESAFNYEHMLKDIKDRGVEQVLLFVSDGLKGLGYACKTVYPEAKFQRCWVHLMRNAEYMVRKSDRTAVLDMLKRVYRQTDASSAEDALNAVVEKYGKSYRKLVTLFENRDDLFCLYAFPEQIRRCIYSTNVVENIHRQLKRKTKKKDQFPSEDSLERFVFSFAINLNKKIYERIQPGFLMCRSELDEMFERQYSTHEGGLP